Proteins encoded together in one Nostoc sp. PCC 7524 window:
- a CDS encoding peptidase domain-containing ABC transporter — translation MKYQTVLQHNEEDCGAACIATIAKHYGHTFSIHRVREAVGTGSRGTTLLGLNRGAEALGFNTRQVKANEEFLNSLHNAPLPAIIHWKGYHWVVLYGQKGRKYVIADPGVGILYLTREELLEGWSNGIMLLLVPDEIRFTEQPEDQINGFKRFLARVWPYRLILAQAIAINFAVGLLSLTSPIMMQILTDDVLVRGDMQLLKTVAIGVIAMNLIKSTIGLVQSHLIGHFGQRLQLGLVLEYGRKLLHLPLSYFEGRRSGEVVSRINDVDAVNKLVSEIVLGLPSQFFIALVSLGFMLFYSWQLTLASIFAFILVTAINLLFLPALHQQSRKEIILGTENQGFLVETFHGVQVLKTNQAAPQAWQEYQANYGRMANLGWKSMKLQLYSSTITDFFSTLTNISVLWLGSFLVINNTLSIGQLLAFHGMSENFMQFLSSIIQLFDEFVTARISVQRLIEVIDTPPESENDFKKPWAEISGSADITCSQLNFHHPGRVDLLEDFSLTIPGGKVIALIGHSGCGKSSLAKLITGLYQVQSGNIRYGLYNQQDLSLECLRQQVILVPQEPHFWSRSIIDNFRFSYSNISFEQIVKACQIAGADEFISKLPDKYQTVLGEFGANLSGGQRQRLAIARAIVTDPSILILDESTGALDPVSETQVLDRLLYHRQGKTTIMISHRPKVIQRADWIVLLENGRLKSQGTPDELRHIPGEHLSFIDDIYTYNNGFKSSLLIRK, via the coding sequence ATGAAATACCAAACTGTCCTCCAACATAATGAAGAAGATTGTGGAGCAGCTTGCATTGCCACTATAGCCAAACATTACGGACACACATTTAGCATACATCGAGTGCGGGAAGCGGTAGGTACGGGTTCACGGGGAACTACTTTATTAGGTTTGAACCGGGGAGCGGAAGCTTTAGGATTTAATACTCGCCAAGTCAAAGCAAATGAGGAATTTCTCAACTCTTTGCATAATGCTCCTTTACCTGCAATTATTCATTGGAAAGGCTATCACTGGGTAGTTTTATATGGGCAGAAAGGCAGAAAATATGTAATTGCTGACCCTGGTGTTGGTATTCTTTACCTTACCCGTGAAGAACTACTTGAGGGTTGGAGTAATGGCATTATGTTGTTACTGGTACCGGATGAGATTCGCTTTACTGAGCAGCCAGAGGATCAAATTAACGGATTCAAGAGATTTTTAGCACGAGTTTGGCCTTATCGGTTGATTTTAGCTCAAGCGATCGCTATTAACTTTGCAGTGGGTTTGCTTTCTTTGACTTCCCCCATTATGATGCAAATCCTCACGGATGATGTATTAGTACGGGGAGATATGCAATTACTTAAAACTGTGGCTATTGGGGTAATTGCTATGAATTTAATTAAAAGCACTATTGGTTTGGTGCAGTCGCACTTGATTGGTCATTTTGGACAGCGATTGCAATTAGGTTTAGTTCTAGAATATGGCCGCAAACTCTTACATTTACCCCTTTCTTATTTTGAAGGAAGACGTAGTGGGGAAGTAGTTAGTCGCATAAATGATGTTGATGCTGTCAATAAATTAGTTTCAGAAATTGTTCTTGGTTTACCGAGTCAATTTTTTATTGCCTTAGTATCTTTGGGCTTTATGCTGTTTTATAGTTGGCAATTAACTTTAGCCTCAATTTTCGCATTTATTTTGGTAACAGCTATCAACTTGCTATTCTTGCCAGCACTACATCAACAAAGTCGTAAAGAAATTATTTTAGGAACAGAAAATCAAGGTTTTCTTGTAGAAACTTTTCATGGAGTCCAGGTACTAAAAACAAATCAAGCTGCGCCCCAAGCTTGGCAAGAATACCAAGCTAATTACGGTCGGATGGCTAACTTGGGATGGAAATCAATGAAATTACAACTTTATAGTAGTACAATTACTGATTTTTTCTCAACATTAACTAATATTAGTGTTCTTTGGCTAGGCAGTTTTTTAGTAATTAATAATACCTTATCTATCGGGCAATTGTTGGCTTTTCATGGAATGAGCGAAAACTTTATGCAATTTCTGAGTTCAATTATTCAGTTATTTGATGAATTTGTAACCGCTCGTATTTCTGTCCAACGTCTGATAGAAGTTATCGATACTCCCCCAGAAAGTGAAAATGACTTTAAAAAACCTTGGGCAGAAATTTCTGGCAGTGCAGATATTACTTGTTCTCAACTTAATTTTCATCATCCTGGTAGAGTTGACTTATTAGAAGATTTTTCTTTAACTATTCCTGGTGGTAAAGTTATAGCCTTAATCGGTCACTCTGGTTGCGGTAAAAGCTCTCTTGCTAAATTAATTACTGGGTTATATCAAGTCCAATCTGGTAATATTCGCTATGGATTATATAATCAGCAAGATTTATCTTTAGAATGTTTACGACAGCAAGTTATATTAGTTCCCCAAGAACCTCACTTTTGGAGTCGTTCAATTATTGATAATTTTCGCTTCAGTTATTCCAATATTAGTTTTGAACAAATAGTTAAAGCTTGTCAAATTGCTGGTGCAGATGAATTTATCAGCAAATTACCGGATAAATATCAAACTGTTTTAGGTGAATTTGGTGCCAACCTTTCTGGAGGACAACGGCAGAGATTAGCTATAGCAAGAGCAATTGTTACTGACCCATCTATATTAATTTTAGATGAATCTACAGGCGCTCTTGACCCTGTAAGTGAAACTCAAGTTTTGGATAGATTACTTTATCACCGTCAAGGCAAAACAACAATTATGATTAGCCATCGTCCTAAAGTTATTCAACGTGCTGATTGGATTGTATTGCTAGAAAATGGCAGATTAAAAAGTCAAGGTACTCCCGATGAATTACGTCATATTCCTGGAGAACATTTAAGTTTTATCGACGATATTTATACTTATAACAATGGTTTTAAATCTTCTTTGCTTATTCGTAAATAG
- a CDS encoding HlyD family efflux transporter periplasmic adaptor subunit, which translates to MVSNSQTNFLPSVQENEFLPPISRWTTFGGLFILFVLSLAVPIASVVKYKVTVKGEAVVRPVGELRIVQAATEGQVMQIYVQENQKLQKGDKIANLDDSRLQTKKKQLRTNIQQARLQLLPILAQINALDSQIRAESDRTHRIIAAAQAELKGRDRAHQEKKIASITELQEAEANVKIAQSELNAGKAQLQSALANLHATEASWRTATSRRNRYESVAKEGALSRDQLEEAQLGVKQQEQAVQAQKATVKAQEKTIERLKQAVLGAIAKRDRAQAALNPSHAEIAIATERIAQEKASGQVNQATLERERQGLLKQKIETRKQLEREESELKQVEIDLQQTTITATADGIISRLNLRNPGQTLRAGEEVVQIVPSHAPLVIKAAVGSGEKGKIKVGQKVQIRVTACPYPDYGTLKGEVKAIAPDTVNSPKNDANGDIKSTSKATAVGAVYEVTIEPETLTLGHTTKRCQIQLGMDGRVDIITHEETVLQFLLRKARLITDF; encoded by the coding sequence ATGGTCAGCAACTCTCAAACAAATTTTTTACCTTCAGTTCAGGAAAACGAGTTTCTCCCACCAATTAGCCGTTGGACTACATTTGGGGGACTATTTATCCTTTTTGTACTGTCTTTAGCTGTTCCCATAGCTTCAGTTGTGAAATATAAAGTTACTGTCAAAGGAGAAGCAGTTGTTCGTCCTGTGGGTGAATTACGAATTGTTCAAGCTGCGACAGAAGGACAAGTAATGCAGATTTACGTCCAAGAAAATCAAAAGCTGCAAAAAGGAGATAAAATTGCCAATCTTGACGACTCTCGACTGCAAACCAAAAAAAAGCAGCTGCGAACGAATATTCAACAAGCTCGGTTACAACTATTGCCAATCCTGGCTCAAATTAATGCCCTAGATAGTCAAATTCGAGCCGAAAGCGATCGCACTCATCGAATTATCGCTGCTGCTCAAGCTGAACTCAAGGGACGCGATCGCGCTCATCAAGAAAAAAAGATTGCCAGTATCACCGAACTCCAAGAAGCAGAAGCCAATGTCAAAATAGCTCAGTCAGAATTAAATGCTGGAAAGGCGCAGTTACAATCGGCACTAGCTAACTTACACGCGACTGAGGCATCTTGGAGAACAGCAACATCAAGGCGGAACCGATATGAAAGCGTCGCCAAAGAAGGGGCATTATCCCGCGATCAACTTGAGGAAGCACAATTAGGTGTGAAGCAGCAGGAGCAAGCTGTACAGGCGCAAAAAGCTACCGTTAAGGCACAAGAAAAAACTATTGAGCGGCTCAAACAAGCTGTTTTAGGGGCTATTGCCAAACGCGATCGCGCTCAAGCTGCTCTGAATCCCAGTCATGCAGAGATAGCAATTGCAACTGAACGTATTGCTCAAGAAAAAGCTTCTGGGCAAGTGAATCAAGCAACTTTAGAAAGGGAACGTCAAGGACTTCTCAAACAAAAAATTGAAACAAGAAAACAATTAGAGCGTGAAGAAAGCGAACTTAAACAAGTTGAAATCGACTTGCAGCAAACCACTATTACCGCTACAGCAGACGGGATCATTTCCCGACTCAATTTGAGAAACCCCGGCCAAACTCTCCGCGCAGGGGAAGAAGTTGTGCAGATCGTTCCCAGTCATGCGCCTTTAGTGATTAAAGCAGCTGTAGGTTCTGGAGAAAAAGGTAAGATAAAAGTCGGTCAAAAAGTGCAAATTCGAGTCACAGCTTGCCCTTATCCTGATTATGGTACTCTCAAAGGCGAAGTTAAGGCGATCGCTCCCGATACGGTGAACTCGCCCAAAAACGATGCCAATGGTGATATCAAATCTACCTCCAAAGCAACTGCTGTAGGTGCTGTTTACGAAGTCACAATTGAGCCAGAAACTTTGACTTTAGGTCACACTACCAAGAGATGCCAAATCCAATTGGGTATGGATGGCAGAGTTGATATTATTACCCACGAAGAAACCGTACTACAATTCTTACTCCGTAAGGCCAGGTTAATCACAGATTTTTGA